In Flavivirga abyssicola, the following are encoded in one genomic region:
- a CDS encoding DEAD/DEAH box helicase family protein, whose translation MLNNIIRNKTNQWLQSKDCSINGLLSYIKEKGELRDTQIEAIETYLFLKIEGQNKPLWQLFSEGFFTNGTDLSTLNINNKARTYLENNINAFALYDFSRQKTGNTILLPNLEKMIVDNCDKVEYDKIIKNIFYNVSYTDYLLSLPMGSGKTYLMAAFIYIDLYFASNEPENKNFAHNFLVLIPSGLKTSIGPSLRTIENFDPSWVIPEPSATNLKKQLVFDVLDEQKSAKKSNKARNPNAQKVNQCLPNPFGQVFVVNAEKVILNRVDTTGQKSLFEDDEDKKANELRNLIGNIPNLSLLIDEVHHAASSDIKLRQVVNGWNEKGNITTVLGFSGTPYLSSAEKIQLSEDEVLKISEITNTVYYYPLTTAIEKFLKTPTVKIGENLDHFQIVKKGMEDFNTTYGNTIYENGTIAKVAIYCSSIEMLENEIYPYLQSELNINADEILRFHGGNKTYSLPKENELQFKSLDTSLSKKKYILLVAIGKEGWDCKSLTSVILPQKSKSTSKNTIIQTTCRCLRQVIKGNDESALVWLNKENAQILNKQLQKEQHTSIEELNNIKRNTKVEMVERVSRMDFLKIPKVDYYQLKVSYQSIEEEEKANTKEKLIELHKTIEEYKSTALITTTGLEHLESGELEFLENTGNSLANYNTWIFNISKDSFETTTSVELHSFDEELKAIFEKITFIKNEQQFFNEQFDLFKINSKIRVAFSIKKSLKTKQEIISKEANLLIVDNLKGVEQNKNIFPNKDISNQILSFDKKPLSKEEFDKQKQDRILQLTQEGKFEEIAKVASETIHPIIEQKDKSFHLLPYNFDSSFESDVLNKTLQLRDFKEKNLEIYFNGERGLTEFVINCFAKKGKNWQNIGKYTTDFLILNRTKENKIHKALIIETKGEGFANNQSFIKKKNFVETDFLEQNNEKFGYQKFDFIYLEDSDSLNTNVGKLNSKINSFFNE comes from the coding sequence ATGTTAAATAATATTATAAGAAACAAAACAAATCAATGGTTACAATCAAAAGATTGTAGCATTAACGGTTTGCTGTCATACATAAAAGAAAAGGGAGAGCTTAGAGATACTCAAATTGAAGCAATTGAAACCTATTTATTTCTTAAAATAGAAGGTCAAAACAAACCACTTTGGCAATTGTTTTCAGAAGGTTTTTTCACAAATGGAACTGACCTTTCAACTTTAAATATAAACAACAAAGCACGTACATATTTAGAAAACAATATAAATGCATTTGCTTTGTATGACTTTTCAAGACAAAAAACAGGAAATACAATACTACTTCCGAATCTTGAAAAAATGATTGTAGATAATTGTGATAAAGTAGAATATGACAAAATCATAAAAAACATTTTTTACAATGTAAGCTATACAGATTATTTATTGAGTTTACCAATGGGTTCAGGTAAAACTTATTTAATGGCTGCATTTATATATATTGATTTATACTTTGCAAGTAACGAGCCTGAAAACAAAAACTTTGCTCATAACTTTTTAGTTTTAATTCCGTCAGGTCTTAAAACTTCTATTGGACCAAGTTTAAGAACAATAGAAAACTTTGACCCTTCTTGGGTTATTCCAGAACCTTCAGCTACCAACTTAAAAAAACAACTTGTTTTTGACGTTTTAGACGAACAAAAATCTGCTAAAAAAAGTAACAAAGCACGAAATCCAAATGCTCAAAAAGTAAACCAATGTTTACCTAATCCTTTTGGACAAGTTTTTGTTGTAAACGCAGAGAAAGTTATTTTAAATAGAGTTGACACAACAGGTCAAAAATCGCTTTTTGAAGATGATGAAGATAAAAAGGCAAATGAATTAAGAAACTTAATTGGTAATATTCCTAACCTATCTTTACTAATTGATGAAGTTCACCACGCAGCAAGTTCTGACATAAAATTAAGACAAGTTGTAAATGGTTGGAATGAAAAAGGAAATATTACTACAGTTCTTGGCTTTTCTGGTACACCTTACCTTTCTTCTGCTGAAAAAATTCAATTATCAGAGGATGAAGTTTTAAAAATTTCGGAAATAACAAATACAGTTTATTATTACCCACTTACTACAGCAATTGAGAAATTCTTAAAAACACCAACAGTTAAAATTGGCGAAAACTTAGACCATTTTCAAATTGTAAAAAAAGGAATGGAAGACTTTAATACTACTTATGGAAATACTATTTACGAGAATGGAACAATTGCCAAAGTTGCTATTTATTGTAGTTCCATTGAAATGCTTGAAAATGAAATTTATCCATATTTACAGAGCGAACTAAATATAAACGCAGATGAAATTTTGCGTTTTCACGGAGGTAACAAAACATATTCTTTACCAAAAGAAAATGAATTACAATTTAAATCTTTAGACACTTCTTTATCTAAAAAGAAATACATTTTATTAGTTGCAATTGGTAAAGAAGGTTGGGATTGTAAAAGTTTGACTTCTGTTATTCTTCCTCAAAAAAGTAAAAGCACTTCTAAAAACACGATAATACAAACTACTTGTAGATGTTTAAGACAAGTTATCAAAGGAAATGACGAATCTGCTTTAGTCTGGCTAAACAAAGAGAATGCGCAAATTCTAAACAAACAATTACAAAAAGAACAACATACTTCAATTGAAGAACTTAACAACATTAAACGAAACACAAAAGTTGAAATGGTGGAACGTGTTTCTAGAATGGATTTCTTAAAAATTCCTAAAGTAGATTACTACCAACTTAAAGTTTCTTATCAATCTATTGAGGAAGAAGAAAAAGCGAACACCAAAGAAAAACTAATAGAACTACACAAAACAATTGAAGAATATAAATCTACTGCACTAATAACAACAACAGGTTTAGAGCATTTAGAGTCTGGAGAACTAGAGTTTTTAGAGAATACGGGAAACAGTTTAGCCAATTACAACACTTGGATATTTAATATTTCAAAAGATAGCTTTGAAACTACTACAAGTGTCGAACTTCATTCTTTTGACGAAGAACTAAAAGCAATTTTTGAAAAAATCACTTTTATAAAAAATGAACAACAATTTTTTAACGAACAATTTGATTTATTTAAAATCAATTCAAAAATACGTGTTGCTTTTAGCATTAAAAAAAGTTTGAAAACAAAACAAGAAATTATATCAAAAGAAGCTAATCTCTTAATTGTAGACAACCTAAAAGGAGTTGAGCAAAATAAGAATATATTTCCAAATAAAGACATTAGCAATCAAATACTTTCTTTTGATAAAAAACCACTATCTAAGGAAGAATTTGACAAACAAAAGCAAGATAGAATACTGCAATTAACACAAGAGGGAAAATTTGAAGAAATAGCAAAAGTAGCTTCCGAAACCATTCACCCAATTATTGAGCAAAAAGATAAATCATTTCATTTATTGCCTTATAATTTTGATAGTTCCTTTGAATCTGACGTTTTAAATAAAACATTACAGTTAAGAGATTTTAAAGAAAAGAATTTAGAAATCTACTTTAATGGGGAAAGAGGTTTAACAGAATTTGTAATTAATTGCTTTGCTAAAAAAGGAAAAAATTGGCAAAACATTGGTAAATATACAACCGATTTTTTAATTCTAAACAGAACCAAAGAAAATAAGATACACAAAGCATTAATTATAGAAACAAAAGGAGAAGGTTTTGCAAACAACCAAAGTTTTATTAAAAAGAAAAACTTTGTAGAAACCGACTTTTTAGAGCAAAACAATGAAAAATTTGGTTATCAAAAATTTGATTTTATTTACTTAGAAGATAGTGATAGCTTAAATACTAATGTTGGAAAACTAAATAGTAAAATCAATTCATTTTTTAACGAATAA
- a CDS encoding DNA methyltransferase produces MPVKYIPYTPNTVEGQAVLDNITRTQRLLRYRENNEVYNRIKRGMPYYEVETVEQVGKESENIVLRGECISACAYLKEQNIKVDLVYIDPPFASGADYAKKVHIRKNPKLAEKVAKAEAELEMEELKAFEETMYGDIWKKEDYLNWMYENLQAIKSIMSENASIYVHLDPSIGHYVKILMDEVFGEDNFRNEIIWCYKTSLRSSPKSYGKDHDNIFFYSNSEFSEIHPDKKDFPSSESTIKRWKPYADENGFVSNKHFAGSKSTIIDTTDESKGFNIFNGIPRDWWEISANVSKGNTDEVSAGKYATQKPESLLERIIKASSNKEMVVADFFGGSGVTAKVANELGRKFIHCDVGINSIQTVRDRLIAEKADFKILEVKDGVSLFRNPQQTMDKLGTLITGLQKKVEGVSKFWFGAINDSKLGVIPVYAPDLIDSKQKVLDIPTINRIINQEIQNLNITVKKIIVYYIDIDDEKELLKFIKDNNATTVEIELKDLKNLLHETVVNDEVEFSLNNVDSEYTIEIEKFVSDRLLQKIGAFNEKGNLQSLKNGKKFNPIEISEEGLELIELISLDCNNKEGKWFSSTEIKIDKLGYVITKGEKSKDFWNGKITTTEKPLRIKVRNISGDELIKDVE; encoded by the coding sequence ATGCCAGTAAAATATATACCATACACGCCAAATACAGTTGAAGGACAAGCTGTTTTAGATAATATAACACGTACTCAAAGATTATTACGTTACAGAGAAAATAATGAGGTTTACAACCGCATAAAAAGAGGAATGCCTTATTATGAAGTGGAAACTGTTGAGCAAGTTGGCAAAGAATCTGAAAACATAGTTTTAAGAGGCGAGTGTATTTCTGCTTGTGCCTACTTAAAAGAACAGAACATAAAAGTGGATTTGGTATATATTGACCCACCTTTTGCAAGTGGTGCAGATTATGCTAAAAAAGTACACATACGCAAAAATCCAAAACTTGCCGAAAAGGTTGCCAAAGCAGAAGCAGAATTAGAAATGGAAGAACTAAAAGCTTTTGAAGAAACAATGTATGGAGATATTTGGAAAAAAGAAGATTATCTAAATTGGATGTATGAGAACTTACAAGCCATTAAAAGCATTATGTCTGAAAATGCTTCAATCTATGTGCATTTAGACCCTTCAATAGGTCATTACGTAAAAATATTAATGGATGAAGTTTTTGGAGAAGATAACTTTAGAAATGAAATAATTTGGTGTTACAAAACATCTCTACGCTCTTCACCCAAATCATATGGAAAAGACCACGATAATATTTTCTTTTATAGTAATAGTGAATTTAGTGAAATTCATCCTGATAAAAAAGACTTTCCATCAAGTGAAAGCACAATAAAACGTTGGAAACCTTACGCAGATGAAAATGGTTTTGTTAGTAACAAACATTTTGCTGGAAGTAAAAGTACTATTATTGACACGACAGATGAATCAAAAGGGTTTAATATTTTTAATGGTATTCCACGTGATTGGTGGGAAATATCTGCAAACGTTTCAAAAGGAAACACTGATGAAGTAAGTGCTGGAAAGTACGCAACCCAAAAACCTGAATCTCTTTTAGAAAGAATCATAAAAGCAAGTTCTAACAAAGAAATGGTTGTTGCAGATTTTTTTGGTGGTAGTGGTGTAACAGCAAAAGTTGCGAATGAACTAGGTAGAAAGTTTATACATTGTGATGTTGGTATTAATAGCATCCAAACAGTAAGAGACAGATTAATTGCTGAAAAAGCAGATTTCAAAATATTAGAAGTAAAAGATGGTGTAAGTTTGTTTAGAAACCCACAACAAACAATGGATAAACTAGGTACATTAATTACAGGTTTGCAAAAAAAGGTAGAAGGAGTTTCAAAATTTTGGTTTGGAGCAATAAACGATAGTAAATTAGGTGTAATTCCAGTTTATGCACCAGATTTAATTGATAGTAAACAGAAAGTATTAGATATACCAACAATCAATAGAATTATCAATCAAGAAATACAGAATCTAAATATTACAGTTAAAAAAATAATTGTGTATTACATAGATATTGATGATGAAAAAGAATTGCTGAAATTTATAAAAGACAACAATGCGACAACAGTAGAAATTGAATTAAAAGATTTAAAAAATCTATTACACGAAACAGTTGTAAATGATGAAGTTGAGTTTTCGTTAAATAATGTCGATTCTGAATACACTATAGAAATTGAAAAATTTGTAAGTGACAGATTATTACAGAAAATTGGAGCATTTAACGAAAAAGGAAATCTACAATCTCTAAAAAACGGAAAAAAGTTTAATCCTATAGAAATTAGTGAAGAAGGTTTAGAATTGATAGAATTGATTTCTTTAGACTGTAATAATAAAGAAGGAAAATGGTTTAGCTCAACTGAAATTAAAATTGACAAGTTGGGTTATGTAATCACAAAAGGAGAAAAGTCAAAAGACTTCTGGAATGGAAAAATTACGACAACTGAAAAACCTTTGAGAATAAAAGTGAGAAATATAAGTGGAGACGAATTAATTAAAGATGTGGAATAA
- a CDS encoding IS110 family transposase, producing the protein MKNYEEAVGIDVSKKTIDASCHLAQRHRVFTNDVKGYQSMLNWTIKQTKDFSVFYCFENTGNYSLKLASYLSLKGVAYVEESPIKIKRSSGLVREKTDKIDSGIIARYAWVYREELIPSELKSITCQELGRLIGLRDQLIRSRAGLLGTLKEIEQLLSSPSTGISCIVLRRSIENLSKQIKSIESRMDLLLREDNSQAPTNYCFLYEE; encoded by the coding sequence ATGAAAAATTATGAAGAAGCAGTAGGTATTGACGTATCAAAGAAGACAATAGATGCAAGTTGTCATTTAGCACAACGACACCGTGTTTTTACTAATGATGTTAAAGGTTACCAATCTATGTTGAATTGGACAATAAAACAAACCAAAGACTTTTCTGTTTTTTATTGTTTTGAGAATACAGGTAATTATTCTTTAAAGCTAGCCAGTTATTTAAGTTTAAAAGGTGTTGCTTATGTTGAAGAGAGCCCTATTAAGATAAAGCGTTCCTCTGGTCTGGTCAGAGAGAAAACAGATAAGATTGATTCAGGTATTATAGCTAGGTACGCTTGGGTTTATCGAGAAGAGCTGATTCCGAGCGAATTAAAAAGCATTACTTGTCAAGAGTTAGGTCGGCTTATTGGATTGCGAGATCAATTAATTAGAAGTAGAGCCGGTTTGTTAGGGACTTTAAAAGAAATAGAACAACTTTTGAGCAGTCCCTCTACAGGTATCAGTTGTATTGTTTTAAGGAGAAGTATAGAGAATTTAAGTAAACAAATTAAAAGTATAGAATCTAGAATGGATTTATTATTGAGAGAAGATAACTCACAAGCACCTACAAATTATTGCTTTCTTTACGAGGAATAG
- a CDS encoding sodium/sugar symporter — MTAGFEMWDYIVFIAYAILILGVGLWVSRDKDGHQKNAEDYFLASKSLPWWAIGTSLIAANISAEQFIGMSGSGFALGIAIASYEWMAALTLIIVGKYFLPIFIEKGLYTIPEFVEKRFSTNLKTILAVFWLALYIFVNLASVLYLGGLAIETIMGVDMMYAIIGLALFAAAYSLYGGLSAVAWTDVIQVVFLVLGGLITTYLALNTVSGGEGVFAGFSKVVEAAPEKFHMILEETNENYVNLPGIWVLIGGLWVANLYYWGFNQYIIQRTLAAKSLKESQKGILLAAFLKLVIPLVVVVPGIAAYVMVNDPSIMSNLGEAGMLNVPTTDQADKAYPWLLQFLPTGLKGVAFAALAAAIVSSLASMLNSTSTIFTMDIYKQYINKNADDKTTVNVGRISAAVALIIAVIVAPLLGGIDQAFQFIQEYTGIVSPGILAVFILGLFWKKTTNNAAIWGAILSIPIALALKFLPIPAFEPWMHQMGITTVLSMLVIVIMSNMQNKGADDPKGIPLTKELFKTTPLFNIGSFAIMIILTVLYGLFW, encoded by the coding sequence ATGACAGCAGGATTCGAAATGTGGGACTATATAGTCTTTATTGCTTACGCCATTTTAATTTTGGGAGTAGGATTGTGGGTATCTCGCGATAAGGACGGCCATCAAAAAAATGCCGAAGATTACTTTTTAGCTAGTAAATCTTTACCCTGGTGGGCCATTGGTACATCATTAATTGCAGCAAATATTTCAGCAGAACAATTTATTGGTATGTCTGGATCTGGATTTGCACTAGGTATAGCTATTGCCTCTTATGAGTGGATGGCGGCCTTAACTTTAATTATTGTAGGTAAGTATTTCTTACCCATTTTTATTGAGAAAGGACTTTATACTATCCCGGAGTTTGTTGAAAAACGATTCTCGACCAACTTAAAAACAATTCTAGCTGTGTTCTGGTTGGCGCTTTATATTTTTGTTAATCTAGCGTCTGTATTATATTTAGGTGGATTAGCTATTGAGACTATCATGGGTGTAGATATGATGTACGCCATTATTGGTTTAGCTTTATTTGCTGCTGCTTATTCTTTATATGGAGGATTATCTGCTGTTGCCTGGACCGATGTTATACAAGTTGTCTTTTTGGTGCTAGGAGGTTTAATCACTACTTATTTAGCATTAAATACGGTTTCTGGTGGAGAAGGTGTTTTTGCAGGGTTTTCTAAAGTTGTAGAGGCAGCTCCAGAAAAATTCCATATGATTCTTGAAGAAACAAATGAAAACTATGTAAATCTGCCTGGTATATGGGTATTAATAGGAGGTTTATGGGTAGCCAACTTATACTACTGGGGTTTCAATCAATATATAATACAAAGAACTTTAGCGGCTAAATCTTTAAAAGAGTCTCAAAAAGGGATCTTATTGGCTGCGTTCTTAAAACTAGTTATTCCATTGGTTGTAGTTGTTCCTGGTATTGCGGCTTACGTTATGGTTAACGACCCTTCTATTATGTCTAATTTAGGTGAAGCGGGTATGTTAAACGTGCCTACAACGGATCAAGCTGATAAAGCGTATCCTTGGTTATTACAGTTTTTACCAACTGGGCTTAAAGGTGTAGCTTTTGCCGCTTTAGCTGCTGCTATAGTGTCTTCTTTAGCTTCTATGCTAAATTCAACATCTACCATATTCACTATGGATATTTACAAACAGTATATTAATAAAAATGCAGACGATAAAACAACCGTAAATGTAGGACGTATTTCTGCGGCAGTTGCTTTAATTATCGCTGTAATAGTAGCTCCGCTTTTAGGAGGTATCGATCAAGCATTCCAATTCATTCAGGAATACACAGGTATTGTAAGTCCAGGTATATTAGCCGTATTTATTTTAGGTTTATTCTGGAAAAAGACCACGAACAATGCTGCAATTTGGGGCGCTATTTTGTCTATTCCAATTGCATTGGCACTTAAATTTTTACCTATTCCAGCATTTGAACCATGGATGCATCAAATGGGAATTACGACAGTATTGTCAATGTTAGTTATAGTAATTATGAGTAATATGCAGAATAAAGGAGCTGATGATCCTAAAGGAATCCCTCTTACTAAAGAGTTATTTAAAACCACACCATTATTTAATATTGGTTCGTTTGCAATTATGATTATTCTAACAGTTTTATATGGATTGTTTTGGTAA
- a CDS encoding GntR family transcriptional regulator, translated as MIKIKQKIGVPKYRQIINSIEDAILSGALQKGDQIPSINTVKEQHNLSRDTVLMAFNELKSRGIIQSIVGKGYYVASENVNVTQKIFLLFDELNSFKEDLYNSFLENLGGNIQVDIFFHHFNKNVFSKLINDNVGDYNYYVIMPANLTNTNEDIKKLAKDKVYILDQVHDDLLEYSAIYQNFEKVIFNNLTKALHLIKKYKKIILIFSKDKQPQGMLKGFNRFCKKNKMSFEVINSLKNRALNKGELYVMPDDKSLLRIIKKMKSSNLLLAKDIGVISYNDTLLKEIVEGGITTISTDFNKMGQRLAEMILNKELVKVENPNSLIIRNSL; from the coding sequence ATGATAAAAATCAAGCAAAAAATAGGGGTTCCAAAATATAGGCAAATAATCAACTCGATTGAAGATGCTATCCTTTCTGGTGCTTTACAAAAAGGAGATCAAATTCCCTCTATTAATACTGTTAAAGAGCAACATAACCTTTCAAGAGATACTGTTTTAATGGCTTTTAACGAGCTGAAAAGCAGAGGTATTATTCAATCCATAGTCGGAAAGGGATATTATGTAGCTAGTGAAAACGTTAACGTTACACAAAAAATATTTTTACTGTTTGATGAACTAAATTCTTTTAAAGAGGATTTATATAATTCTTTTTTAGAAAATTTGGGCGGCAATATTCAAGTAGATATTTTTTTCCATCATTTCAACAAAAACGTTTTTAGTAAATTAATTAATGACAATGTTGGCGACTATAATTATTATGTTATAATGCCTGCAAACTTGACAAATACAAATGAGGATATAAAGAAGCTAGCAAAAGATAAGGTCTATATTTTAGATCAAGTACATGATGATTTATTAGAATACTCTGCTATTTATCAGAACTTTGAAAAAGTCATTTTTAACAATCTTACTAAAGCATTACATCTCATTAAGAAATACAAAAAAATAATTCTAATTTTTTCCAAAGACAAGCAACCTCAAGGCATGTTGAAAGGTTTTAACCGATTTTGTAAAAAAAACAAGATGTCTTTTGAGGTTATAAATTCATTAAAAAACAGAGCCTTAAACAAGGGAGAACTATACGTAATGCCGGATGATAAAAGCTTGCTTCGAATTATAAAAAAAATGAAGAGTAGTAATCTATTATTGGCTAAAGATATAGGCGTTATCTCGTACAATGATACCTTACTTAAAGAAATTGTAGAAGGGGGTATTACAACCATTTCTACAGATTTCAATAAAATGGGGCAGCGTTTAGCTGAAATGATCCTTAACAAAGAATTAGTTAAAGTAGAAAACCCCAACAGTTTAATTATCAGAAACTCATTATAA
- a CDS encoding aldose 1-epimerase, whose protein sequence is MYKISHNTASNILEIENLENGVYGKIYLDSGASLQELTLNGIAIIKDLSPLTYANTYASSILFPFANRIKDGAYTFNDKNFEFEINQQEENNALHGLVYNKTFSIVDQETSHDSASILLEYNETELSIGFPYTYTIQLKYIFTSNDLSLNVSVKNTDSKAFPFTLGWHPYFLSDDLFNSSLEFNSSKKIVLGERNITTGVENFELKDIFAIEDKQLDDCWVLDSNKVIFNTPEYKLIIESSAENNFLQAYTPPKLNTIAIEPTTGVSDSFNNHIGLEVLDPNDTYNINWSLKIK, encoded by the coding sequence GTGTATAAAATCAGTCACAACACAGCATCAAACATTCTAGAGATTGAAAATCTTGAAAACGGAGTGTATGGAAAAATTTATCTTGATTCTGGAGCCAGTTTACAAGAATTGACATTAAATGGAATAGCTATTATAAAAGATTTGTCTCCATTAACTTATGCTAACACATATGCGTCTTCTATTTTATTTCCTTTTGCAAATAGGATTAAAGATGGTGCATATACCTTTAATGATAAAAATTTTGAATTTGAGATAAACCAACAAGAAGAAAACAATGCTTTACATGGATTGGTTTACAATAAAACTTTTTCTATTGTAGATCAAGAAACGAGTCATGACTCAGCATCTATTTTACTAGAATACAACGAAACCGAATTATCTATTGGGTTTCCTTACACATATACAATACAATTAAAATATATTTTCACTTCAAACGACTTAAGTTTAAATGTTTCTGTAAAAAACACAGATTCAAAGGCGTTTCCGTTTACTTTAGGATGGCATCCCTATTTTTTAAGTGATGATTTATTTAATAGTTCATTAGAGTTTAACAGCAGTAAAAAAATAGTTTTGGGAGAAAGAAACATCACTACTGGTGTTGAAAATTTCGAATTAAAAGATATATTTGCTATTGAGGATAAACAACTGGATGATTGCTGGGTTTTAGATTCAAATAAGGTAATATTTAATACTCCTGAATATAAATTAATTATAGAATCTTCGGCAGAAAATAATTTCCTCCAAGCTTATACCCCTCCTAAGTTAAATACAATAGCTATTGAGCCTACTACTGGAGTTTCAGACAGTTTTAATAACCATATTGGGTTAGAGGTTTTAGATCCAAATGACACTTACAATATTAATTGGAGCTTAAAAATAAAATAA
- the galK gene encoding galactokinase, which yields MSTILINDVKKTFINTFKTEPILIFSPGRINIIGEHTDYNDGFVFPAAVDKGIAAAMQKSDANISTAYALDKDSRIEFELDKLKPSAEGSWENYIFGVVAEIQNKNKAVGNFNIVFKGDIPGGAGMSSSAALENSVVFGLNELFDLGLTKHEMILISQKAEHNYVGVKCGIMDQYASMFGIKDNALLLDCRTVESKPYEIDFKDHQLMLINTNVKHSLSDSAYNDRRSACESIAELLGIKALRDATETDLETIKDKVLPENYQKALYVIQENNRAIKASKAIETNDLETLGALIFQSHNGLQHQYKVSCDELDFLVDQAKANEHVLGARMMGGGFGGCTINLVSKSEAKAFGEAASIAYKNEFDKACSVYFIKLSEGTHLVK from the coding sequence ATGAGTACAATACTAATTAATGATGTAAAAAAAACATTCATCAATACATTTAAAACCGAACCTATTCTTATTTTCTCTCCAGGTCGAATTAATATTATTGGTGAGCATACAGATTACAATGATGGCTTTGTATTTCCTGCTGCGGTAGATAAAGGAATTGCGGCAGCTATGCAAAAGAGTGATGCAAATATATCTACAGCCTATGCCTTAGACAAAGACAGTCGTATCGAGTTTGAATTAGATAAATTAAAGCCATCTGCTGAAGGTAGTTGGGAGAATTATATTTTTGGAGTTGTTGCCGAAATTCAAAATAAAAACAAAGCCGTAGGTAATTTTAATATTGTTTTTAAAGGCGATATTCCGGGGGGTGCAGGTATGTCATCTTCTGCAGCATTAGAAAACAGTGTAGTATTTGGTTTAAATGAATTGTTTGATTTAGGGTTAACCAAACACGAAATGATTTTAATATCTCAAAAAGCAGAACATAATTATGTTGGTGTAAAATGCGGCATTATGGATCAATATGCCAGTATGTTTGGCATCAAGGACAATGCATTACTTTTAGATTGTAGAACTGTAGAATCTAAACCTTATGAAATAGACTTTAAGGACCATCAACTGATGCTAATTAATACTAATGTAAAGCATAGTTTATCTGATAGTGCCTATAACGACAGACGTTCTGCTTGTGAAAGTATTGCCGAATTACTCGGAATTAAAGCATTAAGAGATGCTACTGAAACCGATTTAGAAACTATTAAAGACAAAGTGTTACCAGAAAATTATCAAAAAGCACTTTATGTTATTCAAGAAAACAATAGAGCTATAAAAGCCTCAAAAGCTATTGAAACTAATGACTTAGAAACACTAGGTGCTTTAATATTTCAATCACATAATGGTTTACAACATCAATATAAAGTAAGCTGTGATGAATTAGATTTCTTAGTAGACCAGGCAAAAGCCAACGAACATGTTTTAGGAGCTAGAATGATGGGTGGTGGTTTTGGTGGTTGTACCATTAATTTAGTTTCAAAAAGTGAAGCTAAAGCTTTTGGAGAAGCCGCATCTATAGCTTACAAAAATGAATTTGACAAAGCGTGTTCTGTTTACTTTATAAAATTATCTGAAGGCACACACTTAGTAAAATAA